The Nitrospinota bacterium genome has a window encoding:
- a CDS encoding autoinducer binding domain-containing protein produces MDAFLPIGKKENFSLFADAAEAGLKRGFAFSILSPDGTNFGMFNLGGDLGEKEFQATIQGSGAFLHAAAIQTHLHIRSLQEEVRIPPVRHVKLTNQQRVTLSYLGEGLGQNEIAFKMNISIRTVRHHLDQLKQTLGVSTRREVFPMAVKLRLLKF; encoded by the coding sequence ATGGACGCCTTCCTTCCCATTGGGAAAAAAGAAAATTTTTCCCTTTTCGCTGATGCCGCCGAGGCGGGTTTAAAACGCGGCTTTGCATTTTCGATTTTAAGCCCCGATGGCACAAATTTTGGCATGTTCAACCTTGGCGGGGATCTGGGTGAGAAGGAGTTTCAAGCGACCATTCAAGGGTCTGGCGCCTTTCTCCATGCCGCCGCGATCCAAACCCATCTTCACATCCGTTCGTTACAGGAAGAGGTTCGGATTCCCCCCGTTCGCCATGTCAAATTAACGAACCAGCAAAGGGTTACCCTGTCTTATTTGGGGGAGGGATTAGGCCAGAATGAGATTGCTTTTAAAATGAACATTTCCATTCGCACCGTTCGCCATCACTTAGATCAGCTGAAACAAACCCTTGGCGTTTCAACTCGCCGCGAAGTTTTTCCTATGGCTGTAAAGTTGAGATTATTAAAGTTTTAA